From a region of the Flavobacterium sediminilitoris genome:
- a CDS encoding F0F1 ATP synthase subunit B, with translation MDKLINDFSYGLFFWQAIILVILIILLAKFAWKPIIASLSAREEGISNALMAAENAKKDLANLKADNEKLLVEARAERDAMLKEAREMKDTMIAEAKNEAVEQGNKMIAQAKAAIENEKNAAMSELKNQVSSLSLEIAEKILRDELSNKDAQTKLVEKMLGDAKLN, from the coding sequence ATAAATTAATTAATGATTTTTCATACGGTTTGTTTTTTTGGCAAGCTATTATACTTGTAATTTTAATTATATTATTAGCTAAATTTGCATGGAAGCCAATTATTGCTTCTTTATCAGCTCGTGAAGAAGGTATATCTAATGCTTTAATGGCTGCAGAAAACGCTAAAAAAGATTTAGCAAATTTAAAAGCAGATAACGAAAAGTTGCTAGTTGAAGCTCGTGCTGAAAGAGACGCAATGCTTAAAGAAGCTCGCGAAATGAAAGATACTATGATTGCTGAAGCTAAAAATGAAGCGGTAGAACAAGGTAACAAAATGATTGCTCAAGCAAAAGCAGCTATCGAAAACGAGAAAAATGCTGCAATGTCAGAATTAAAAAATCAAGTTTCTTCACTTTCATTAGAAATTGCAGAAAAAATATTAAGAGACGAACTGTCTAACAAAGATGCTCAAACTAAATTAGTTGAGAAGATGTTAGGTGATGCTAAATTAAATTAA
- the atpG gene encoding ATP synthase F1 subunit gamma gives MANLKEIRNRIGSISSTMQITSAMKMVSAAKLKKAQDAITAMRPYAEKLTELLQNLSATLDGNTGGAFAEQREVNKVLIVAITSNRGLCGAFNSNVIKSVKNRTEFYSGKTVDVFAIGKKGNDVLRKVSTVIDNQSAIFDNLTFDNVSEIAEVLMQKFIDGEYDKIEIVYNHFKNAATQIVKTEHFLPLEPITGGEAIASDYIFEPSKEEIVLTLIPKSLKTQLYKSIRDSFASEHGARMTAMHKATDNATELRNQLKLTYNKARQAAITGEILEIVGGAEALNN, from the coding sequence ATGGCAAACTTAAAGGAAATTAGAAATAGAATTGGTTCAATTTCATCAACGATGCAAATAACATCGGCAATGAAAATGGTTTCTGCTGCAAAATTGAAAAAGGCTCAAGATGCAATTACAGCTATGCGTCCTTATGCAGAGAAATTGACAGAATTATTGCAAAATTTAAGTGCAACTCTTGATGGAAACACAGGAGGAGCTTTTGCTGAGCAAAGAGAAGTTAATAAAGTTTTGATTGTTGCTATAACTTCAAATAGAGGTTTATGTGGTGCTTTTAATTCAAATGTTATTAAAAGTGTTAAAAATAGAACTGAATTTTACTCAGGTAAAACAGTTGATGTTTTTGCTATCGGAAAAAAAGGAAACGATGTCTTGCGTAAAGTAAGTACAGTTATTGACAATCAAAGTGCTATTTTTGATAATCTAACTTTTGATAATGTTTCAGAAATTGCCGAAGTGTTAATGCAAAAATTTATTGATGGAGAGTATGATAAAATAGAAATTGTCTACAATCACTTTAAAAATGCAGCTACTCAAATTGTTAAAACGGAACATTTTTTACCATTAGAACCAATTACAGGAGGAGAAGCAATTGCATCGGATTATATTTTCGAACCATCTAAAGAAGAAATTGTTTTAACATTGATCCCGAAATCTTTAAAAACACAATTATACAAATCAATTCGTGATTCTTTTGCATCAGAACATGGTGCACGTATGACAGCTATGCATAAAGCAACAGACAATGCAACAGAATTAAGAAATCAATTAAAATTAACATATAACAAAGCTCGTCAAGCAGCAATTACTGGTGAAATATTAGAGATTGTTGGTGGTGCAGAAGCATTGAATAATTAA
- the atpH gene encoding ATP synthase F1 subunit delta — protein MAGTRAAIRYAKAILDIAKANNNETNVNADMNSVITIVKENAELKEFLYNPVVKGPSKFAVLSEIFASAQNETKGLFQLLLENKRFEILPAIASQYNALFDESNGLETVVVTTALPLTSDLESKVLAKIKEFSTKQITINNVIDPSIIGGFILRMGDKQYNASVVNRLQQLKREFSN, from the coding sequence ATGGCAGGAACTAGAGCAGCTATACGATATGCAAAGGCTATTCTGGATATAGCTAAAGCAAATAATAATGAAACAAATGTAAATGCTGATATGAATTCAGTAATTACAATTGTAAAAGAAAATGCAGAATTAAAAGAGTTTTTATATAACCCAGTTGTAAAAGGGCCTTCTAAATTTGCTGTATTATCTGAAATTTTTGCTTCAGCTCAAAATGAAACTAAAGGACTTTTTCAATTACTTTTAGAAAATAAAAGATTTGAAATATTACCAGCTATTGCATCACAATATAATGCATTGTTTGATGAATCAAATGGTTTAGAAACAGTAGTAGTTACAACTGCTCTACCTTTAACATCAGATTTAGAGAGCAAAGTATTGGCGAAAATAAAAGAGTTTTCAACAAAACAAATTACCATAAATAATGTAATAGACCCATCAATTATAGGTGGATTTATACTTAGAATGGGTGACAAACAATATAATGCGTCTGTAGTGAACAGATTGCAACAATTAAAAAGAGAGTTTAGTAATTAA
- the atpA gene encoding F0F1 ATP synthase subunit alpha codes for MAEIKPAEISAILKKQLSDFQSGATLEEVGTVLQVGDGIARVYGLSNAQYGELVQFENGLEAIVLNLEEDNVGVVLLGPSTGIREGSTVKRTQRIASLKVGEQIVGRVVDTLGNPIDGKGPIGGELYEMPLERKAPGVIYRQPVTEPLQTGIKAIDAMIPVGRGQRELVIGDRQTGKTSVCIDTILNQKEFYDAGKPVFCIYVAVGQKASTVAAIAKTLEEKGAMAYTVIVAANASDPAAMQVYAPFAGASIGEYFRDTGRPALIIYDDLSKQAVAYREVSLLLRRPPGREAYPGDVFYLHSRLLERAAKVIANDDIARNMNDLPDSLKPIVKGGGSLTALPIIETQAGDVSAYIPTNVISITDGQIFLDGDLFNSGVRPAINVGISVSRVGGNAQIKSMKKVAGTLKLDQAQYRELEAFAKFGSDLDAVTMSVIEKGKRNVEILKQAVNDPSTVEDQVAIIYAGSKNLLRDVPVEKVKEFEKDYLAFLNAKHRDTLDALKAGKFDDNITDVLAKVAKEISSKY; via the coding sequence ATGGCTGAAATTAAACCTGCTGAAATATCAGCAATATTAAAAAAACAATTATCAGATTTTCAATCTGGTGCTACATTAGAAGAAGTGGGAACTGTCCTTCAAGTTGGAGATGGAATTGCTCGCGTTTACGGATTATCTAATGCTCAATACGGAGAATTGGTTCAATTTGAAAATGGATTAGAAGCAATCGTTTTAAATTTAGAAGAAGACAATGTTGGAGTAGTATTATTAGGTCCTTCTACGGGAATTAGAGAAGGTTCAACAGTAAAAAGAACACAACGTATTGCGTCATTAAAAGTTGGTGAGCAAATTGTTGGACGTGTTGTTGATACTTTAGGAAACCCTATCGATGGTAAAGGTCCTATAGGTGGAGAATTGTATGAAATGCCATTGGAAAGAAAAGCTCCTGGAGTTATCTATCGTCAACCAGTAACTGAACCATTACAAACAGGTATTAAAGCTATCGATGCTATGATTCCAGTTGGTAGAGGACAACGTGAATTAGTAATTGGTGACCGTCAAACTGGTAAAACATCAGTTTGTATTGATACAATCTTAAATCAAAAAGAATTTTACGATGCTGGGAAACCAGTATTCTGTATATATGTTGCTGTAGGACAAAAAGCATCTACTGTTGCTGCTATTGCTAAAACATTGGAAGAAAAAGGAGCAATGGCTTATACAGTTATTGTTGCTGCTAATGCTTCAGATCCTGCTGCAATGCAAGTTTATGCTCCATTTGCTGGTGCATCAATAGGTGAATATTTCCGTGATACAGGTCGTCCTGCTTTAATTATCTATGATGATTTATCTAAACAAGCAGTTGCGTACCGTGAAGTATCTTTATTATTGAGAAGACCACCAGGTCGTGAAGCATATCCTGGAGACGTTTTCTATCTTCACTCAAGATTATTAGAAAGAGCAGCAAAAGTTATTGCTAATGATGATATTGCTAGAAATATGAACGATTTACCAGATTCGTTAAAACCAATCGTAAAAGGTGGAGGTTCTTTAACAGCTTTACCTATTATTGAAACACAAGCTGGTGACGTTTCTGCATATATCCCAACAAACGTAATTTCGATTACTGATGGTCAGATTTTCTTAGATGGAGATTTATTTAACTCAGGTGTGCGTCCAGCAATTAACGTAGGTATTTCTGTATCTCGTGTTGGAGGAAATGCACAGATTAAATCAATGAAAAAAGTTGCAGGTACTTTAAAATTAGATCAAGCTCAATATCGTGAATTAGAAGCATTTGCTAAATTTGGTTCTGATTTAGATGCTGTAACAATGAGTGTAATTGAAAAAGGAAAACGTAATGTTGAAATCTTAAAACAAGCGGTTAATGACCCATCTACAGTTGAAGATCAAGTTGCAATTATCTATGCAGGATCTAAAAACTTGTTAAGAGATGTGCCTGTTGAAAAAGTTAAAGAATTTGAAAAAGATTATTTAGCATTTTTAAACGCAAAACATAGAGATACATTAGATGCTTTAAAAGCTGGAAAGTTTGATGATAATATCACAGACGTGTTAGCTAAAGTGGCTAAAGAAATTTCATCAAAATATTAA